ttggtttgaatatgcttatatgatctcggaatatgaatattacatgaatgtATGATCTTGAACTGTCTGAGGGTTCTCAAGCCCTTGACTGTTCCAACTTAGTGTTTTCATTGTGTTTGGTGGGGCTGTTTAACAGTCTCCACCAattctatttcttcttcatttgacCCTTCATAGCCctgattcttttgttttttcgtCTCCCTCCCTTCAACATCATTACCCCTTTcctctttgattttgtttttgttaacaCAGTATTCTGCACCAAACTTTTGCCCTTATCTCTTGCCATTCTCTTCCAAGACCCTGTCACCTTCGCACTAATCTTCACTTCTTCACTCATATTAGATGGTTCCTCACTCATATTACCCTCCCCTTCCTTGCCTCTCCCCTCTTCCCTTATTTCAATTTGACCTTCCATGCTCCTTTCACTTTCCTTCTCGTTCTCACCACTATTTTCCTCCCATATCACATCAATACTTTTTTCAGTAACCCTTCCCTTTGCACATATACCCTCTCCTCTTTtctctttaaaacactttttgtTTTCCCCATTCAACTTTGTTTgcatctctctcattttaaaCCTTCGTCCCACTTTGAGCCAGACCCCACATTGATCATCACCACCCTCCCCATTACTCTCACACACATTCTACTTATATACAACCACATTTAAAGCAAAACTGTGGAAGTTTTTCATACCTTAGTGGGATCTAGTAGTTCTTCCATCTAACAGATATGGTACGCCCTCTTCCCAATGGCTTCGACACATTAGTTTGAACCAACACTCTAAGGAAGTTTCCCCATTTGCTTCCATCATCCTGCGTTTCCACCTCTATAACTTTACCAATCATAGCTCCAATGACCTCTCCTATTTCCTTGTTCATGCATACCAAGGGTAGATTATGCATCTAAACCCAAAACTTTTCATACTTGAAATCCAACTTTTGTGGAGGCGTGTACCCATCGAACTACATTATGACAAACAGATGGTTGTCAAAAAACCACGGTCTGCCTTCCTAAAATCTCGCTCTTTGGCTAATCCTCCATACCTTACCCATAGTTGTTTCTAACACAGCAGAGCTTAGTCTTCTCTCCATCCATACTTTCCCAACCATACTTCGTTCCTCTTTGTATCTCAATTCTTCTGATAAATCATCACCCACATCAATATTCAATACTTCATCCTCCGTCAACTTCAGTTTTTCCCACCTTTCCTCTAGCTCATTCATTGCcccccaccgtgagccacccTCGAGACTTCCTTCTCCACCCTAGAGCCTAGAAAGTCAAGCAAAAGCGGCGGAGCTTTAGCGCCGAGAAGTACGCAGTGATAGCCGAGGAAGTGGACCGTCTCTTGGCAACAAGGTTCATCCGTGAAGTTCACTATCCAAAATGGCTCTCAAACATGGTCATGGTGAAAAAGGCCAACAGAAAATGGCGGATGTGCATCAACTTCACTGACCTGAATAAAGCTTGCCCAAAGGATAGCTTTCCATTACTGCGTATAGACCTAATTGTGGATTCAACGGCAGGACATCCCCTCCTCAGCTTCATGGACACCTACTCAGGATATAATCAAATTAGGATGAATctggaagatgaagagaagactGTGTTTGTCACGGATCGGGGGCTTTGCTACTACAGAGTAATGTCGTACGCCCTTAAGAATGTCGGGGCCACCTACCAATGTTTGGTCAACCGTATGTTCAAGCAGTAGATCGGCCGAAATATGGAAGTGTATGTGGACGACCTACTAGTAAAGAGCAATAAGCCCAAGCTACATCTAGTAGACCTTTGAGAGGCATTCTCTGTCCTCTGCCGATActagatgaagctcaacccgttGAAGCGCACATTCGGGGTGGAGTCGGGAAAGTTCCTAGGGTTCATGGTCTCCAAAAAGGGGATCGAGGCAAAAAAGGAGGAAGCAATGATGGGATGCCCTCCCCCCCACAACCTTCATGAGGTCCAAAGGCTGGCCAACCAGGTGGCAGCCCTGAACTGTTTCATCGCCCGATCAACCGACCAGTGTCTCCCCTTCTTCCAAGTCCTAAGAAAGGCCCAAGGTTGGGATGTGACTTGCCTACGATGAGGCCTTTGCCGACCTTAAGATATACCTAAGCCGCCCCCTTTGCTGAGCCAAAAGAAACCAGGAGAGGATTTAACTGTGTACCTAATGTCAGCAGTACTGGTAAGGGAAACAGAGGAAGGACAACGGCCCATCTACTACACAAGCCGATCCTTCTGCAGAGTCAAATCTAGGTACCACGGACTGAGATGTTGGTGTTCACCCTAGTCGTTGCCACGAGGAGATTGAGGCCATACTTCCAAGCCCACTCGGTGAAGGTGCTCACCAACCTTTCCCTCAAGAAAGTCTTGCAGAAGCCAGTTACCTTGGGACGCCTCGCCAAGTTTGATATGGAGTACCTGCCCCGCACCGTGATCAAATGACAGGTGTTGGCAGACTTCGTCACAGAGTTCACCAGCTTCCCGGAGGAAGCCCCGATCGCACTCCAAGAAAAGCCCTGGTAGGTCTACGTAGATGGCTCATCCTGCAGCCTGGCGGGGGTATGAGGGTGCACATAGTGACCGAATGAGGTGAGGGTGCAAACTCGCCTTCAAGGTAACCAACAATGAGGCCAAGTATGAAGCACTCTTGACCGGGATGTCGGTCGGTCAGCTGTTAAGAGCAGAAGAGATAGAAGTAAGGGCCGGCTCCCAAGTGGTCGTCAGCCAGGTACTGGGTCAGTTCACCATGAAAGGAGAAAAGCTGAAGAAGTACCTCCAAATAATCTGCAATAAGCGCGACCACTTCCGTTACTTCTGCCTCCAGCAAGTCCTGAGAGGAGAGAATCAAAAGGCAAACCAGCTGGCTAAGGCTGCATCTAGGCAAGAAGAACTTCCCCTCCCAGAACACACCGTGGTCAGATCGGTCGATGCCCCATCCATCGTAGGAGAAGTGTCCTTCACCACCCCGGCATCCCCCAAATGGGCAACAAATATTAGGGATTTCCTGCAAGAGGGTAAACTACTAGACAACACGAAAGAAGCGCGGAAGGTCAGGAATAGGGTGGCTCAGTTCACCCTATTGGAAGGGATCCTGTACAAATGGGCAGTACGTACTAGCAGAAATTTGCAGGAGCCTGGAAGGAAAAGAATTGGCTGCAAGGGTAAGCTGAGTTGGGTACTACTAGCCTCGGTCCCTAAGAAATGTGGAGGATTTCGCAAAAAAATGCCCAAAGTGTCAGGAGCATGGGACAATGTCGCACTGCCCACCAGAGGAACTAACATCGATCACGCCCCCTTGGCCCTTCGCACAGTGGGGCCTGGACCTCATCAGCCCATTCCCAGCAGCTCGGGGAGGGGCCAAATTCGTAGTCGTAGCAGTCAATTACTTCACCAAGTGGATTGAAACGGAAGCCCGGGCAAGCATCTCCTCTCGAATTATCACAAAGTTCCTGTGGAAGTCAGTAGTATGCCGGTTCAGCGTACCTCGGAGCTTCATATCGGACAATGGGAGACAGTTCGACTACGTGCATTACTGGGAGTGGTGCGTAGAGCTTGGAATCGAGGCAAAATACTCCTTGTCAGGACACCTGCAAGCCAATGGCCAAGCTGAGGCAACCAACAAGACCTTCCTTTCCACCCTGAAGAAGAAGCTTGGGATGTACAAAGCAGTGTGGGCAGAAGAACTCCCAAGTGTACTGTGGGCATACAGAACAACTATTCAAACCCCTACCAGAGAAACACCCTTCACCCTCACATACGGGAGCGAAGTAATGATCCCTATAGAGGTTGGAATACCCACCTTTCATGCTCAGCACTTCAACCCAGACACCAATAACAAGAGGATAGCCGAGCAATTGGACCTGttggaagaaaaaagggaagatGCAGCCACGCAAGCGGTAAGTAACAAGCGAAAAGCGAAGCAATATTTCAACAGATGAGTCAAGCCACACTCCTTCAAAGTGGATGACTTGGTGCTACAACAAGCCGGAGTAACAAcccaagaagaaggaaaactaGGACTGCGATGGGAAGGCCCATATGTGGTAACCGCAAGCAATCAACCTAGCTCCTACCGCCTCAAGGA
Above is a genomic segment from Juglans microcarpa x Juglans regia isolate MS1-56 chromosome 1D, Jm3101_v1.0, whole genome shotgun sequence containing:
- the LOC121245376 gene encoding uncharacterized protein LOC121245376, which translates into the protein MSVGQLLRAEEIEVRAGSQVVVSQVLGQFTMKGEKLKKYLQIICNKRDHFRYFCLQQVLRGENQKANQLAKAASRQEELPLPEHTVVRSVDAPSIVGEVSFTTPASPKWATNIRDFLQEGKLLDNTKEARKVRNRVAQFTLLEGILYKWAVRTSRNLQEPGRKRIGCKGKLSWWGLDLISPFPAARGGAKFVVVAVNYFTKWIETEARASISSRIITKFLWKSVVCRFSVPRSFISDNGRQFDYVHYWEWCVELGIEAKYSLSGHLQANGQAEATNKTFLSTLKKKLGMYKAVWAEELPSVLWAYRTTIQTPTRETPFTLTYGSEVMIPIEVGIPTFHAQHFNPDTNNKRIAEQLDLLEEKREDAATQAVSNKRKAKQYFNR